The following coding sequences are from one Anas acuta chromosome 15, bAnaAcu1.1, whole genome shotgun sequence window:
- the GRIFIN gene encoding grifin, which translates to MALRFEALYPEGMCPGWSVVVKGETSSSTSMFEINFLSYPGDQIAFHFNPRFASSRIVCNSFLANHWGREEVNSTFPFEAKEPFQVEIYSDHDYFHIFIDEHKILQYKHRQKQLSSITKLQILNDITISSVEITKRGLY; encoded by the exons ATGGCACTGAGG TTCGAGGCCCTGTACCCCGAGGGGATGTGTCCCGGCTGGAGCGTCGTGGTCAAGGGTGAAACCAGCTCCAGCACAAGCAT gtttgaaattaatttcctcAGTTATCCTGGAGACCAAATTGCTTTCCACTTTAACCCCCGCTTCGCCAGCTCCAGGATTGTCTGCAACTCCTTCCTGGCCAACCactgggggagggaagaggttAACAGCACCTTCCCCTTCGAAGCAAAGGAGCCCTTCCAG GTGGAAATCTACTCCGACCACGattatttccacattttcatTGATGAACACAAAATCTTGCAGTACAAGCATCGGCAAAAACAGCTCTCATCCATCACCAAGCTGCAGATTCTCAACGATATCACCATTTCTTCAGTAGAAATCACCAAACGAGGCCTTTACTAG
- the LOC137864747 gene encoding galanin receptor type 1-like encodes MNSSPPVPRAPPGLLQLWQEENQTQGGLWNGSQELGWEELEKMLFLFAKEPVTISLTAMYLVSFVVGFVGNIMSIRVLTRKRPSRASSLSATRSLLINLAVCDLMVVCVCMPITVGNLIYKAWVYGDFLCRAVPFIQAVSVSASVLSLTVISVNRYYSVHNPLNARSFFTQKRILSTILVVWLLSSGICMPLIFMNRRDEIGVVEGLPLVFSICREIWPQERLKQAYNFLLFCALYCLPVLFNMVICFLTVRRLWSRGSQLKESSALNRSLPASRLKIRKKVAQMVVALVLLFAISWLPVYLMDIWIDFNIPKSLQDVTPSPWILQLRPFAQWLGLNNSSLNPICYCFVGNLYRSAKEMKSKYHQRMVSLFNFSLSEGTTRSSVPELLSYQSSMQPARKGPSATGRRFQGGQGNKNKCGRLNSCQHPPLNTVSSENTSL; translated from the coding sequence ATGAATTCCTCGCCCCCCgtcccccgggccccccccggcttgctgcagctctggcaggagGAGAACCAGACCCAAGGCGGGCTGTGGAatgggagccaggagctgggctgggaagagctggagaAGATGCTCTTCCTCTTCGCCAAGGAGCCCGTCACCATCAGCCTGACGGCCATGTACCTGGTGTCCTTCGTGGTGGGCTTCGTGGGCAACATCATGTCCATCAGGGTGCTCACTCGCAAGCGCCCGAGCCGGGCGTCCAGCCTGAGTGCCACCCGCAGCCTCCTCATCAACCTGGCCGTGTGCGACCTGATGGTGGTGTGCGTCTGCATGCCCATCACCGTGGGGAACCTCATCTACAAAGCCTGGGTGTACGGGGACTTCCTCTGCCGGGCCGTGCCCTTCATCCAGGCCGTTTCGGTCTCTGCCAGCGTCCTCAGCCTGACCGTCATCAGCGTGAACCGGTACTACAGCGTGCACAACCCGCTCAACGCCCGCTCTTTCTTCACCCAGAAGCGGATCCTCAGCACCATCCTGGTGGTGTGGCTGCTGTCCTCGGGGATCTGCATGCCGCTCATCTTCATGAACAGACGGGATGAGATCGGGGTGGTGGAGGGCCTGCCCCTGGTGTTCTCCATCTGCAGGGAGATCTGGCCTCAGGAGAGGCTCAAGCAAGCCTACaactttctgctcttctgtgctCTCTACTGCCTGCCGGTCCTGTTCAACATGGTCATCTGCTTCCTCACGGTGCGCCGGCTGTGGAGCCGCGGCAGCCAGCTGAAGGAGAGCAGCGCCCTGAACCGCTCTCTGCCGGCCTCCCGGCTGAAGATCCGGAAGAAGGTGGCCCAGATGGTGGTGGCCCTGGTCCTGCTCTTCGCCATCTCCTGGCTGCCCGTCTACCTGATGGACATCTGGATCGATTTCAACATCCCCAAGTCCCTGCAGGACGTGACTCCTTCTCCTTGGATCCTGCAGCTCAGGCCCTTTGCCCAGTGGCTCGGCCTCAACAATTCCAGCCTCAACCCTATATGCTATTGCTTTGTTGGGAACCTCTACAGGTCAGCCAAGGAGATGAAGAGCAAGTACCACCAAAGAATGGTTTCTCTCTTTAACTTCTCTCTGTCTGAGGGGACAACCCGTTCCTCGgtcccagagctgctctcttaCCAGAGCTCCATGCAGCCTGCGAGGAAAGGACCCTCTGCCACGGGCAGGAGGTTTCAGGGAGGGCAGGGCAATAAGAACAAGTGTGGGCGCTTGAATTCTTGCCAGCATCCACCCCTGAACACTGTCTCCAGCGAGAACACTTCCTTGTAA